GTGGGAAAGGAAAATTTCCAAAGCTTTTATCAAACCAATAGAAAgttttttcatacataaaatcatcgcgataattattttaataatttaaaatttccatcaattttattaaatctttgCAGTCATATTTTACTAGTTCTTATCAGCATAAGTAATAacttagttttttatttatatattttcctaTCATAATATACGatagttatattttttcatgtctTTCAAAACATACAGTTTATTatgacatttatatatttaaaacgtaCTTAAGctctcataaattataatcacaATTTAAGAGTCATCCAAACGTATGTAATATGATTGAATAATCCTTTTAAAATGTATTCGTATTATTACAATAGAAGTTGTCTAGCTAAGtctaacaataaaaataaattatttgcgtTATAGTAACATTAATGAAGTAAGTACTCTTTCtagattatatttattgtgttTTAATTCAGTCTATTAGAATCACtcgagcaaaatttttttaatttttttatttggcgTAGAAAATGAGTCGATCAAATCAAgcatttaaatatgtaaatattttcatataattaatgtatgtagttcattttttgatattacaaatttaagatattgaaaatttaggccatcaatataaattaatgtatactcattaaaaatatttgacatttattattattagtcatatttcattaaaaaatatgtgtttttaattttatattttgtgtacatttttcaattaatggatgccatgataattttttaatgataatgttGACGTCAAAGATAAGAgtttaatttgtatttattttactataaaatatatattatcaaagTGATAGTCATTGACGCacataatagtaaaataacaataaaaaaaaactatttttttttctttttttttttttcttatgaatGATTGTATTAAATCTTTTGACAAGcatatatacaaatttatatgaacatcttaattaaatttaattattatttattcaagatGTGTTTGAGTCTGAATCATTGGAATCATTAGGGTTTCGTGAATGTCTTGTACTTCTTCGGCTCTGTGATCTTGATCGTGATCTATGCCTTGacgtagattttttactttttttcactcTGTGGGATCTTGAAGCACTTGGACTGTcgtaattactgtaattaaaaactattttaatattttcaataacaaaataattattcaataaatatttatatttaccttCTGTGAgaacttttctttttcttgtgTTTCTTGTGAAATCTATGTCTATCGGAGTAACTGCGGCTCCGACTTCTGGATCTTGAACCAGATCTTGATCTTGACATTGACTTTGGCCTTGAGCGTTTGGCCCCAAGATCAGCGCTCTTAAGTCTATTCATTAATGAATTATGACTTGAACGCGAATCCTCAACTTCCTCAGGCGTAGGCGATGGAATCGAATGAATTTCATCCAATTCATCTTCCATCCTCATTTCCGCATTTGATTTAGATAATGCAGGCGCTTGAATTTGGCTAAGAAACATAGCAgcttttttctttctttcaaGTTGAAGCTGTTTTTCACGTGAACTAGACGCAAGTTTATCTctagcagcagcagcaagtTTGTCTTTGAGTTTAGTTTCGatcgatttatattttacttgattTTGACAATCTTCAAGAATATCATCAGTCAGATCAACCAATTCTTTTTCTTCTGTTTCATTATTCGAAgttatttctaatttatttatttccttttcttGCTTTACTGAAGAATTGTCTTCATCAAGACTCGGCATAGGTGAATTTGATTTAGAATtattaacttgttttttttcatcttcttGTTCATCATCACTCTCTTCCATCGGCAAAGCACTACGTTTTTCCATCACAGTTGTATCACTGtcttttggttttttaatagaaaatgatACTGTTGTAATTTGTTTGTCTCCTTTTTTCTTAGCTTGAATCATCTTTACTCTCTTTTGTACTTCTTCCATTCTctgttgttttttttgaagttcttctagttttttctgtttttcttCTTGCGGTTCATGTTTACGTAACAACTCTTCTTCAGTAAGTGCTTTGGAATTAGCACCACCTTCATAAATCGTTAACTTATGTGCGTAATAACCATGATATTGATGCGATAgctcaagaaaattaaatctaGCATCACCTTTTGCTTTTACAATAGCTTCAAAATCCCGACCATTTTTCGCAACATAGCTGGCCatcttatcaattattatttgtacatCAGCAGGTGGGACAATAAAAGATGGCCTACTCAAAGGTTTGGGTGGAGTTGGTCCATAAGGTACTAATGGCGCTGGAGATTCTTTTATTGTTGGTGTCAAGGGAGTATCAGATACTGGAACTGTTGTCATTGGTATTGATGGTGATTGAACTTGTCCATTTGGGCCATAAATTACTGGACCATGAGAATATTGTTGTGGTATTGGTGGATAAGGTGCGTAActctgttaataaaaaaaaaaattattgattttaatataagttagtattaaaaaatttttataaataagggataaattttaagaaattttacctGTGTTGATACTGGTGGACAATATCCAGATGGTGGCACTTGTTGAGTCGGTACTTCAGGTGAAAATGGTGGATTTCTGGATTGCGGTGGTTTACCCGTAATTTTGTTCACCAACATAGAATACGCACAATCTGCGGATGGCTTGTATTGTATACTCGGTATACTGGGTGCCTgttgaacaattaaaaaaataattaaattttaatcatatgaaaaccacaaattaattttctaaacttGATCCGTCAAGCGATACTTGTATTagcgaaattttttaattttattaattaataaaattaaatttaaagctatttataaatatgaaaataacaaattacactgcttaatattattattttttcgctaCAAATATCGTAAGATCGATCATATCGCGTAATGCGTAGtgtggtttaaaaaaaaaagcaaaggACGCAACAGTGGATCCAAATGCATACCAGAACCAGCCCTGGAAACAGAAATATTTCAGATTTAAATTAGCAGAGTGAGaacaataaatgatatttttcattattataaactcGTCATTCGAAggcttgtttttttttttattggataaagttcgtaataaaaagaaatgatattttgtaatataatttatctttcATCAAATTAATTGCACAAACCTCCGATAAGAACTGCGTCatttaaatgtcaataaaGTTTTCAGCTCCGTACTCACCAAACAGAGTCAATAAACTCAATggacattttatattttatttttaactttattatcagtaattaTAGTATCTAACTTAAATTTCCATCAACCTACCGCTTCAATTTTAGTCATTGATGATGCAAGACTAGGGTGTAGATAAGGCTCATCATTTTCATCAGACTCTTCGTCAGactctgaaataataaatattaaataaataaaacttatataaataataaatttataaatattcatctGAATTATAAAACACACCAAGTTCTTCTTTTTCTGGTTGTTTTTCAGGATTATATTTTCCTTGTTTTATTGCATCGAGTACAAGTTTGTAATAAGAATGAAGTGCTCCTTCTATTGAAAGAAATGCGAATTGTGGGTTATTAGATTGTTTtgcttttattaatatttccattTGGCTGCCTTGGCGACTTATAAACAATGCTGTCTTAGTAATAATTGCATTGAGCTTTTGCGTTTCCggctgtaaaaataaatttttatacttagtacacatacataattatttaataatcaaattaatcttattctatttatatatacatatattttatatttaccaaAACCATTCCTTCTGGCGCCTCTATTTCAGGTGGAAGAACAAAAGCttgatcatcatcatcttgtGAACCATCTGATGGTTTTGGGCTCATTGAGTCTTCACCTACACCCGCACGATTATCTTGATCATCGTAATTGTAAGCTACTTGTCCATAAGTATTATCACTTCCCAAGGCTTGATGTAGTCGTTTTATTTCTTCCTCTacaaaacaataacaaaattattggattaaaataaaaagtactttttaatttaaattttaaaaaattgtcacttACCATGGTACATTAATTCTTCAGCATCATTATTGTAGAGAGACCGATATCTTTCTTCGTCACAAAGCtgctcaattttaaattcatcttcGGTAAGTATGGTACGTGCGTCAAAACCACCCGGTGGCGGCTCGTGAACTCGCAAATCCGCCAGTGCCCCGCGTCCATCGTATCTAAAGACACATAAAAATTGAGTtagagttttataaataattattttatcaatagatCATTATTCATTAATCCTGCTCAGcatctgaaaataaaaaaaaaagttagtgaTAAAAAAGTCCTCTTTGTTGTAAGCTGCAATAATGGGTAATAAGTACAAAGGaagtatatttcttttttttttcaacggtAGGCCAGAGGGATTGATTTTCAAGATTGTGCCTtaaaaagtacataaatttttaaagtataaattttattaattagaaaggaataataaaattttataaaatagcagagataaaaaaaggatttacatattttattgtaaattaaataaataaaattaataaataatataattaataataattattattatcataaattaaagtggggaaaaaaattctaaaccATTCACTCTGTACCACGCCGTATTGGTGAAGTTTGGACATTAATACATACCGTGCCGAGCAATCGTAAGAAATACGATCCCCGGCTGCCGATTGACTCTCTACCCTGTGTCTCTCACCTTGCTGGAGGGAAGCTCCGTGACAACAAGGATACTTCTTGAAATTTCACAAGGATTCAAGGACCCCATTTGTCACCTGTGCCAGACGCGCCACTCCGGAAGAAGGTCGTTCAGCGTAACACCTGCATAAATCTTAAACAGTCTCCAGATTTTTTCTTATCCAAAATTTAATCTCTCGGACATCATTAATCAGTATTTTGAAgaagcatttttttaaatagaatgtCACAATCTCTGATTATCTATTCTCCATCAGCGTCCTCTTGTCACTGTTGGTCATACCTTTACGTATTTAAAACGTACTGGTGCATTAAcaagaagaaaataatagtaattatatcCTAGACGTTAGATTTGATTCTAGGTTATAAAAACGGACCTGTCTATCTTTAATGTGTTATCAGCCATCCACGGTATCAAATGCTTCCCGTGATCAATCATTTTGGCCTTCTCATCGTCTCGAAATAATTTGCAGCTGTATCCAAACACCAATAGCTCCTGTGGTTcctcttcattattttttttacgtaggATTCCAGAGTCAACAAGCCATCGATGATTTTTCGACGCCATACTTGTGGAAACTGAATTAAAAATCGAGAAACTCGAAGAAACTGATAAATTGCTTCTAcacacttttattattttcgtgtATGTAAGTATATACGATATCATTATAGATGTCATTGGCTGTTTGTTCATTTTGCGCATGTTTAAAGTTATTACATTCCTTTCATCAATCTTTGATTTCCgcattttcaaataaaaactaaaaatatatcaaatttattacgagtgtgaatgtaacagacatcagaaaaattttaaattataaataaataaataaattaaataaataaaaaaataatatttataaaaaatgtacttactaatttcaaaattttttaagtgcccatttttaaaaaatttattttattaattatttactccatttattaataattttaaatttgtctgatgtctgctacattcacactcataattaatttttttttttcgtctgaTTAATTAAGTAGTTtactttcgatttttgaatttgtctttttactattattttatcaatttgactttttttttaaattaatgaattaattttatttttagagttTGTCctgttatatatacatataatgtaagacaattaaataacatattaatttgataaactaggaatatatttattgcaaaGGCATTCTCATACAGTCTTccctactttttaaaaatacgcaATGACTTTAAGCTGTCaactgtatttatatttaataaattaatttaaaaaattaaagtttttattgaaaaaaggacaatgTAGAAGTAATTTCGCTAAgatatagaattaaaaaaaattacagttgatatcatttgaaagttaatcaaaatttgttaaataaatttcagtaaaatcttcatgtcaacTTTTTAATTAGAGTTTTCAAATGTAAGctaaaattgatttaactAATTTCGTTTAATTCCCAATTGGTATCAACTGTAAGtcatcttttttaaattctatattttaacgaaattacttatttctacgttgtctttttttgaattaaagtttgaatttttttaaaattaatttagtaaattttgatacgCATATGACAATTGagagtcattgaaaattttggaaaaatggGGAGGGGGACTATCTGAGAATGGCCTTAACAGCAGTAATCGGTACATGTGCATATGACAAATGGACCCATTTAATAATGCAGCTTATTAGTCCCACTAATGAACACACgtgttgaaaattataatattaaaagcagcagacaataaaaaacatatttttttttaaatgaacagCTAAAAtacttatagaaaaaaattttttaaattgcatatcaaaagctgaaaaatttttttgcacagtctgaaaattgaattttacttacaagtaacttatttataaaaattacaaaatggtctgatgtctgctactttcattatcataaaaaattaatgctaattattataacagcAAATTctagatgaaaataaattaaaatttggttttcattaaagttttgattacaaaaaaaaagtaataccCACACTtaccttaaaaaaaacattttaattaaaaaaaaattttattttttaattgtaatattaaGGGCCAATTTTTCAAGCCGGGTTTATTTCAATCcaggtttaaattattattgctggtatatttatatattattaatgtatagatatactaGATATACtagcaatattaatttaaacccggtttgaaaaactggccctaAGTGTGTTACaaacaatatattttcatacgttatgattaataaataataattatctaaaactaaaattttttttattaacaattataaataaatttttaaaaattacgatcattatttattatttacattatcaaatttttctcgTAAATATTTAAGTCCTTGGGCTATTTTATCActatttaaatctattttgtttttactttctGTCTCTTCATTTTCAGCAGGAGTATCACTTGGAAGTGGAATTTGTGACAGAATTACATCGTTGTTAATTACTGATGTCGGTGGCATTGGCCCAATAATATCTGAATCATCGTCACTTGAGTCAGTACTTAAACGATTAGGAACGACGGCAGGATGAACTCCCCAAAGTGAGTGAGGGAGTGTAGAGGTAGTAGATGAAGATGGCGGTACAGAATATATCGGTGGAGGAGgttctgaaaaattaattgcagaAATATCTGGTTGAGTTGATATACGAGATGATAATGTACAATCATTATCTTGTCCATTTGATGAATCAGGAAAAATAATTGGATCTACAGTTTTTACTTCTGTCTTGATGTCATTATCATCACCAGTATCTGGACCAGTTGATTCCCATAAATCCGTAGGATCTGGTCCATTAATTTTAAGTCTCAGAGGATCATCTTCATTATCAAGTTGCTTCGCTACTAATTGATAGTCTCtattatgttttaaatatcCTCCACTTTTGAAATTATCATAAACTGGAGCGAATTCACCATGCCGATCTTTTCGACGTTTTTCAATCCATTCTTCTTGTGACAATTCACGCCAGCTCGGACGTTTGCCTAAAAGTTCTCCGAATGCTTTAATCTTATCTTCAattgttttcaaattatttttttcttgctcaGAATCTCTTGAGTTATCCGTTTCTTTAGAAATTTCTGGTTCAGAAGTAGTAGAAAGAACTGTTTCATTGTTAGAAATATCATTTGTTTTATCTGCTCCAGTTGAAGTAGATCCAGCTATCGTTGATTGAGTTTCTTCAGCAATTTCCTCTTCAGTTGGCTCTGGCGGAAGACCAGCTCTTATTCTCTGTCTAATTCTTGCAGCTTTTAATCTATTCTGCtccattttactttttaattctttaatttcttGGACTTCTTTTTGCCTTTGTTCAGTTTCTTTCCTTAGTTTGGCAAGATTAGCTTGTTGTTTAGCTCGTTCATCTTCATCTTGAGAAAACGCATAATAACCAACACCATGAGCTCGTGCTTCATCAAACAAAATATCTTGATAATGAATATCTGATTTATGAGTTAATTTTTCTGTTTGTTCTTcccatttttttctcattatttcTATTTCCGGCTCTTTTTC
Above is a window of Microplitis demolitor isolate Queensland-Clemson2020A chromosome 1, iyMicDemo2.1a, whole genome shotgun sequence DNA encoding:
- the LOC103575822 gene encoding splicing factor, suppressor of white-apricot homolog, which translates into the protein MASKNHRWLVDSGILRKKNNEEEPQELLVFGYSCKLFRDDEKAKMIDHGKHLIPWMADNTLKIDRYDGRGALADLRVHEPPPGGFDARTILTEDEFKIEQLCDEERYRSLYNNDAEELMYHEEEIKRLHQALGSDNTYGQVAYNYDDQDNRAGVGEDSMSPKPSDGSQDDDDQAFVLPPEIEAPEGMVLPETQKLNAIITKTALFISRQGSQMEILIKAKQSNNPQFAFLSIEGALHSYYKLVLDAIKQGKYNPEKQPEKEELESDEESDENDEPYLHPSLASSMTKIEAAPSIPSIQYKPSADCAYSMLVNKITGKPPQSRNPPFSPEVPTQQVPPSGYCPPVSTQSYAPYPPIPQQYSHGPVIYGPNGQVQSPSIPMTTVPVSDTPLTPTIKESPAPLVPYGPTPPKPLSRPSFIVPPADVQIIIDKMASYVAKNGRDFEAIVKAKGDARFNFLELSHQYHGYYAHKLTIYEGGANSKALTEEELLRKHEPQEEKQKKLEELQKKQQRMEEVQKRVKMIQAKKKGDKQITTVSFSIKKPKDSDTTVMEKRSALPMEESDDEQEDEKKQVNNSKSNSPMPSLDEDNSSVKQEKEINKLEITSNNETEEKELVDLTDDILEDCQNQVKYKSIETKLKDKLAAAARDKLASSSREKQLQLERKKKAAMFLSQIQAPALSKSNAEMRMEDELDEIHSIPSPTPEEVEDSRSSHNSLMNRLKSADLGAKRSRPKSMSRSRSGSRSRSRSRSYSDRHRFHKKHKKKKSSHRSNYDSPSASRSHRVKKSKKSTSRHRSRSRSQSRRSTRHSRNPNDSNDSDSNTS
- the LOC103575823 gene encoding coiled-coil domain-containing protein 174, which codes for MNNSKKINVNYSSLVGLKAELLRKHAEVEEAKAKMDFTKTNLPKPKVKTKKIKNKEEKKVNKPGKVTEIEDINLLKKSKYMLEAKARLYDKLKKQGYDGGDNDNDDHNRYLVDFSNKSDESDSEIYHEGDYNDLASDPEEDWVEYQDCFGRTRKCLRKDLPKMKEKDNLIKDEIVEKPVENENNNKPQYKFIPPEKEPEIEIMRKKWEEQTEKLTHKSDIHYQDILFDEARAHGVGYYAFSQDEDERAKQQANLAKLRKETEQRQKEVQEIKELKSKMEQNRLKAARIRQRIRAGLPPEPTEEEIAEETQSTIAGSTSTGADKTNDISNNETVLSTTSEPEISKETDNSRDSEQEKNNLKTIEDKIKAFGELLGKRPSWRELSQEEWIEKRRKDRHGEFAPVYDNFKSGGYLKHNRDYQLVAKQLDNEDDPLRLKINGPDPTDLWESTGPDTGDDNDIKTEVKTVDPIIFPDSSNGQDNDCTLSSRISTQPDISAINFSEPPPPIYSVPPSSSTTSTLPHSLWGVHPAVVPNRLSTDSSDDDSDIIGPMPPTSVINNDVILSQIPLPSDTPAENEETESKNKIDLNSDKIAQGLKYLREKFDNVNNK